The proteins below come from a single Streptococcus hyointestinalis genomic window:
- the comGE gene encoding competence type IV pilus minor pilin ComGE, whose protein sequence is MALAILACITSILLGEFDRQRKILQDSQDRQEALLLATMAINAKKKELRLNGVSVSIKEHSGGVFVYHEKEELLHALKE, encoded by the coding sequence GTGGCACTGGCTATACTAGCCTGTATCACAAGTATCCTCCTAGGCGAATTTGACAGACAAAGAAAGATTTTGCAAGATAGTCAAGACAGACAGGAAGCTTTGCTGTTAGCGACAATGGCGATTAATGCAAAGAAAAAAGAGCTCCGCCTTAATGGAGTGTCTGTCTCAATCAAAGAGCACTCAGGAGGTGTCTTTGTTTATCACGAAAAAGAGGAGCTTCTCCATGCGCTTAAAGAGTAA